In one Bacillus sp. PK3_68 genomic region, the following are encoded:
- the dprA gene encoding DNA-processing protein DprA yields the protein MQKAFRTAFFFKKEAVKLDALTEKIIHLQHCHGIGWKAIYSLLRQENDLKNLYNYSPVYLSRILAISPSHSAAVVEQLKHQKDRPLLKMYKAQGFQSIPIYSPSYPPLLKTLPQPPWILYTAGDVSLLTCERKIAIVGARTANEYGRKAVQLLVPELVEYGCIIVSGLAKGVDAFAHEAALAEEGGTIAVIAGGFHHIYPRENLSLAQKIMKSGLIVSEYPPNTPPRKWYFPARNRIISGLSLGSVIVQAGKKSGSLITAYCALEQGREVFCVPGRIDEPLSEGTNELISEGAKIVRTSADILEEIM from the coding sequence ATGCAAAAGGCATTTCGGACAGCCTTTTTCTTTAAAAAGGAGGCAGTCAAACTGGACGCGCTAACGGAAAAAATCATCCACTTGCAACATTGTCATGGCATCGGCTGGAAAGCCATTTATTCACTTTTGAGGCAAGAAAATGACCTGAAGAATTTATATAACTATTCCCCTGTCTATCTCTCCCGCATACTTGCCATTTCACCTTCCCACTCGGCGGCTGTTGTCGAACAGCTGAAGCATCAAAAGGACCGCCCTCTACTCAAAATGTACAAAGCTCAAGGGTTTCAATCGATCCCCATTTATAGTCCCTCCTATCCGCCCCTTCTAAAAACCTTGCCGCAACCTCCATGGATCCTCTATACAGCAGGAGATGTGTCTTTACTTACGTGTGAGCGAAAAATAGCGATTGTTGGCGCGCGAACAGCCAATGAATATGGACGGAAGGCTGTACAACTGTTGGTGCCAGAACTCGTCGAATATGGTTGTATTATCGTCAGCGGACTGGCAAAAGGAGTGGACGCTTTTGCCCACGAGGCAGCTTTGGCTGAAGAGGGGGGAACGATCGCCGTTATTGCTGGCGGATTTCATCATATATATCCGAGAGAGAATTTGTCTTTAGCTCAAAAAATCATGAAATCCGGCCTGATTGTTTCTGAATACCCGCCAAACACCCCACCTAGAAAGTGGTATTTTCCTGCTAGAAACCGAATCATTAGTGGCTTATCTCTCGGTTCTGTTATAGTACAGGCGGGAAAGAAAAGCGGCTCTTTAATTACCGCTTACTGTGCTTTAGAGCAGGGGAGAGAGGTATTTTGTGTTCCGGGAAGGATTGATGAACCGTTGTCTGAAGGAACAAATGAGCTAATTAGTGAGGGAGCCAAAATAGTGCGGACAAGTGCAGATATTTTAGAGGAAATTATGTAA